GAGGACGAAAAGGGTACGGTCAGAGAGGGTCCAAGCAGAGAAGCCCTGATGTGGGAATAGCCATTTCCGTCGCCCCACCTCGCATCATGATCATAATGGATACCCTTTGGTGCAATCCTCTCTATGGCTGCCTGAAAATCCCTTAACGCTCCTTCCTCATATTCAATTGTTGTAACACCTGCCGTAGAACCAGGCACAAATATCGTCACTATTCCCGATGAAATGCCGGAATCCCTCAGCACCTTTGTAACTTTCCCCGTTATATCAATTAAATCAGAATCTCCGGAAGTCTTCAGACTAAAATCAAAGGTTTCAACCACCATTTTATCCTTCTCCTATAGAAGCTTCAGCTGGGAGGGTTTTTCAAGAGGCTTAGCATTGAACCCCCTCCTCTTAAGACTCATAGAAAACTCAACACCGAAACCGTTTACAACATACACTTCCTTGGGCTTTACAATTTCAACAAACTTAATTAGCTCATCAAAACCCGCATGATTACTGAGTGGAAAGGCTTCGTCAGCACTAAATGCCGATTTTACAGAAACCCTATCCAATGCCCACCCTATTGCCACTCCGATTCGCTTATCTTCAATGGTTTCAAGTTCGTCAGAATCTCTAGCAAATAGGGGCAACAGTAATACTTTATTTTCGATCTTCATAGGATCAAAACTCTCATAGTTCAAAAAATCAATACCGAATTCCTCATAAATCTTAATCACATCGAATATGGATTTATGAAGACTCAGATTATATCCCTCACGGCCCAACATCTTAGCTAAATCCTGCGCACTCCCCAAATGATTTACCAAGATTACGGGTGCATGACCAGATGAAAAAGAGTCATCTATAAAAGCCCTAATAGAGTCCATTACCTCTTCTGCGGGAGGAAAAATGTAGTTGGGTAAGCCATAGGTGCA
The sequence above is a segment of the Thermodesulfobacteriota bacterium genome. Coding sequences within it:
- a CDS encoding secondary thiamine-phosphate synthase enzyme YjbQ — protein: MVVETFDFSLKTSGDSDLIDITGKVTKVLRDSGISSGIVTIFVPGSTAGVTTIEYEEGALRDFQAAIERIAPKGIHYDHDARWGDGNGYSHIRASLLGPSLTVPFSSS